In Accipiter gentilis chromosome 18, bAccGen1.1, whole genome shotgun sequence, the following are encoded in one genomic region:
- the AGK gene encoding acylglycerol kinase, mitochondrial, producing the protein MARAAKALTTLRNHWKKTAFGVCLLSWGGHWLYGKHCDNLLRRAACQEAQAFGNQLIPSSMPLKKATVFLNPAACKGKARNLFEKNAAPILHLSGLDVTVVKTDYEGQAKKLLELMENTDLIIIAGGDGTVQEVITGLLRRADEAVFSKIPIGFIPLGKTCTLSHTLYPESTNQVQHITNATLAILKGETVPLDVLQIKGAKEQPVFAVTGLRWGSYRDAGVKVSKYWYLGPLKTKAAHFFSTFKEWPQKRQAALMYLGPTERPPEEPEEKPSRPPLYVRLYRRLRLYWSSPPKEIPQDVTPEDWEELKLSTIELSIATRNRQLDLTRTEDFMDICIEADTVSKGQFVNRGSQKMRDPHMCPEGSQYIQASRCILQLPEGTEGSFGIDNEEYEAMPVEVKLLPRKLRFFCDPRMREQMLHAAVQ; encoded by the exons CGATAACCTGCTACGAAGAGCTGCGTGCCAAGAAGCCCAG GCTTTTGGCAACCAGCTGATCCCTTCCAGTATGCCACTGAAGAAAGCAACAGTGTTCCTCAATCCAGCAGCTTGCAAAGG CAAAGCCAGGAACCTTTTTGAAAAGAATGCTGCTCCAATTTTGCACTTATCAGGCTTGGATGTAACTGTGGTTAAG actGATTATGAGGGACAAGCAAAAAAGCTGCTGGAATTGATGGAAAACACGGATCTGATCATTATTGCAGGAGGAGATGGCACAGTACAAGAG GTCATAACTGGACTTCTCCGCAGAGCAGATGAG GCTGTCTTCAGTAAGATCCCTATAGGATTCATACCTCTTGGGAAGACCTGCACTCTGAGCCACACGCTCTACCCTGAGAGCACGAACCAAGTCCA aCATATTACTAATGCTACACTGGCCATTTTGAAGGGAGAGACAGTTCCACTTGATGTCTTGCAGATCAAG gGAGCAAAAGAACAGCCTGTGTTTGCAGTGACTGGTTTAAGATGGGGATCTTACAGAGATGCAGGAGTTAAAGTTAGCAA GTACTGGTACCTTGGGCCTCTGAAAACCAAAGCAGCTCACTTTTTCAGTACTTTTAAG GAATGGCCTCAGAAACGTCAAGCTGCTCTCATGTATCTGGGTCCAACTGAGAGACCTCCAGAAGAGCCAGAGGAGAAACCGTCCAGACCTCCTTTGTATGTGAGGCTTTACAGACGACTTCGCTTGTACTGGTCATCTCCTCCAAAAG AAATCCCCCAGGATGTAACCCCAGAGGACTGGGAAGAACTGAAGCTATCCACCATTGAGCTTTCCATTGCAACTCGGAACAGGCAGCTTGATCTGACA CGCACTGAAGACTTCATGGATATTTGCATTGAAGCAGATACAGTCAGCAAAGGACAGTTTGTAAACAGAGG AAGTCAGAAGATGCGTGATCCACATATGTGCCCTGAAGGGAGTCAGTACATCCAAGCCAGCAGATGCATCTTGCAACTTCCAGAG GGCACTGAGGGATCCTTTGGCATTGATAATGAGGAGTATGAAGCTATGCCTGTGGAGGTGAAGCTATTACCCCGGAAACTCCGGTTCTTCTGTGATCCCAGAATGAGAGAACAGATGCTCCATGCAGCAGTACAATGA